A window of Streptomyces sp. DG1A-41 contains these coding sequences:
- a CDS encoding S16 family serine protease produces the protein MFSRLTRPQAIAVCALPVVALLATAVFAPLPFSVAQPGQTTNVLGEDKGDPVITISGAPVRDTRGQLRMTTIVATSPDTRVSLPDIIDSWFRTDRAVMPSDAIYPSGDTVQEIERHNEKQMKESQDAATQAALNHLGLHAKDVKVGLKLADVGGPSAGLLFSLGIIDKLDGDGTGGDLTGGRVIAGTGTIAADGKVGAVGGVALKTQAAKRDGATVFLVPKAECADARAELPKGLRLIPVTTLKSTVSSLGALETGKGSVPSC, from the coding sequence GTGTTCTCTCGCCTCACGCGTCCCCAGGCCATCGCCGTCTGTGCCCTGCCCGTCGTGGCTCTGCTCGCCACGGCGGTGTTCGCGCCACTGCCGTTCTCGGTGGCGCAGCCCGGGCAGACGACGAACGTGCTCGGGGAGGACAAGGGCGACCCGGTGATCACCATCTCGGGCGCGCCGGTCCGGGACACCCGTGGCCAGCTGCGGATGACCACCATCGTGGCGACCTCGCCGGACACCCGGGTCTCGCTCCCGGACATCATCGACAGCTGGTTCCGTACGGACCGGGCGGTCATGCCGAGTGACGCGATCTACCCGAGCGGCGACACCGTCCAGGAGATCGAGCGGCACAACGAGAAGCAGATGAAGGAGTCCCAGGACGCGGCGACGCAGGCCGCGCTGAACCATCTCGGCCTCCACGCCAAGGACGTCAAGGTCGGCCTGAAGCTCGCGGACGTGGGCGGGCCCAGTGCCGGGCTGTTGTTCTCCCTCGGGATCATCGACAAGCTCGACGGCGACGGCACCGGTGGTGATCTCACGGGGGGCCGTGTCATCGCCGGCACCGGCACGATCGCCGCCGACGGCAAGGTCGGGGCGGTGGGCGGCGTCGCCCTCAAGACCCAGGCCGCCAAGCGCGACGGCGCGACCGTGTTCCTCGTCCCCAAGGCGGAGTGCGCGGACGCGCGGGCCGAGCTGCCGAAGGGCCTGCGGCTGATTCCGGTGACCACGCTGAAGAGCACGGTGAGTTCACTGGGGGCCCTGGAGACGGGGAAGGGGTCCGTGCCCAGCTGTTAG
- a CDS encoding helix-turn-helix domain-containing protein has protein sequence MTAETSQTLDRGLRVLKLLADTDHGLTVTELSLKLGVNRTVVYRLLATLEQHALIRRDLGGRARVGLGVLRLGRQVHPLVREAAMPALRSLAEDIGATAHLTLVDGADALAVAVVEPTWTDYHVAYRAGFRHPLDRGAAGKAILAARQHPMTDPGYTLTHGELEAGACGAAAPLLGVTGVEGSVGVVMLADVVPERVGVRVVEAAREVADALR, from the coding sequence GTGACCGCGGAGACCTCCCAGACGCTCGACAGGGGACTGCGTGTCCTCAAGCTGCTCGCCGACACGGACCACGGGCTGACCGTGACCGAGCTCTCCCTCAAACTGGGCGTCAACCGGACCGTGGTGTACCGGTTGCTCGCCACGCTGGAACAGCACGCGCTCATACGCCGTGACTTGGGCGGACGTGCCCGGGTCGGGCTGGGGGTGCTGCGTCTGGGGCGGCAGGTCCATCCGCTGGTGAGGGAGGCCGCGATGCCGGCGCTGCGGTCACTGGCCGAGGACATCGGCGCGACGGCGCACCTGACCCTGGTCGACGGGGCGGACGCGCTCGCCGTGGCCGTGGTGGAGCCGACCTGGACGGACTACCACGTCGCCTACCGGGCCGGGTTCCGGCACCCCCTCGACCGGGGCGCCGCGGGCAAGGCGATCCTCGCGGCCCGGCAGCACCCGATGACGGACCCGGGCTACACCCTGACCCACGGGGAGCTGGAGGCCGGCGCGTGCGGTGCGGCCGCGCCGCTGCTGGGCGTCACGGGTGTCGAGGGCAGCGTGGGCGTGGTGATGCTGGCGGACGTGGTGCCGGAGCGGGTGGGGGTGAGGGTCGTCGAGGCGGCACGAGAGGTGGCGGACGCGCTGCGCTGA